From a single Phalacrocorax carbo chromosome 10, bPhaCar2.1, whole genome shotgun sequence genomic region:
- the HAUS2 gene encoding HAUS augmin-like complex subunit 2 — protein MSPFAFPVTPKMAAARQPSVPPSMCASVAPGTAEACCPASPAAAAAVPKRHGAVGPAGRAPELNGRRGEKGDEERNGGAAAARGRWEWGQPTAAATLLARCLAAGVVSQETLELTCRKAPCFVKFSEMEKMANIQAEISEKKLKAEILQLEKETADIAHPFYLGEKCQILQDMNSHLEAVLKEKRALRKRLIEPRCQDTLPIEVTFHKYLVELLTEAVTFTGNLESHLQTVRSIPQIPNIIKNMDIALTKIELLAMELEELTEQILKWRELQKEVYSDSICNTAELDFGLSLT, from the exons ATGTCGCCCTTCGCCTTTCCTGTCACACCCAAGAtggcggccgcccggcagccgaGCGTGCCGCCATCTATGTGCGCCTCCGTCGCACCCGGCACGGCGGAGGCTTGCTGCCCCGCTTCCccagcggcggcggctgccgtACCCAAGCGCCACGGGGCGGTGGGACCGGCGGGACGGGCTCCGGAGCTGAACGGGCGGCGAGGCGAGAAGGGCGATGAGGAGCGGAACGgcggcgccgcggccgcccgcgGGCGCTGGGAGTGGGGGCAGCCCACAGCGGCGGCCACCCTTCTGGCGCGGTGCCTGGCGGCGGGCGTTGTTAGCCAG gAGACGTTGGAATTAACCTGTAGAAAAGCCCCATGCTTTGTGAAATTctcagagatggaaaaaatggCAAACATTCAAGCTGAAATCAGTGAG AAGaaactgaaagctgaaattctgcagctggagaaggagacAGCAGACATTGCTCACCCGTTTTACTTAG gcGAAAAATGCCAGATTTTGCAAGATATGAACAGTCACTTGGAAGCTGTACTGAAAGAGAAGAGGGCTCTTAGGAAGAGGTTGATAGAGCCCAGATGTCAAGACACCCTGCCTATTGAGGTTACTTTTCACAA GTATTTAGTAGAGTTGTTGACTGAGGCTGTGACTTTCACTGGGAATCTTGAAAGCCATTTGCAGACCGTAAGAAGCATCCCTCAGATACCGAACATAATAAAGAATATG GACATTGCTTTGACAAAAATCGAGTTGCTTGCAATGGAGTTGGAGGAGCTGACAGAGCAAATACTGAAATGGAGAGAACTGCAAAAAGAAGTGTATTCTGATAGCATCTGCAACACTGCTGAATTGGACTTTGGCTTATCTTTAACctaa
- the LRRC57 gene encoding leucine-rich repeat-containing protein 57 isoform X2, translating into MGNSALKAHLETAQKTGVFQLTGKGLTEFPEDLQKLASNLRTIDLSNNKIEFLPPLIGKFSFLKSLVLNNNKLTALPEELCKLKKLETLHLNGNHLRQLPAAFGQLSALRTLSLSGNQLRTVPTQLCGLRHLDVISQISVQISHCPRLKVLRLEENCLELSMLPQSILSDSQISLLAVEGNLFEIKKLRELEGYDKYMERFTATKKKFA; encoded by the exons ATGGGAAATAGTGCATTAAAGGCTCACCTGGAGACAGCACAGAAAACTGGTGTGTTTCAGCTAACAGGAAAGGGACTTACAGAG TTTCCTGAAGACCTGCAGAAGCTAGCAAGCAACTTAAGGACCATAGACTTGTCAAACAACAAAATAGAGTTCTTGCCACCACTCATtggaaaattttcctttttgaagaGCCTTGttctaaacaacaacaaactga CTGCTTTACCGGAGGAGCTGTGTAAACTGAAAAAACTGGAAACACTACACTTGAATGGCAATCACCTGAGGCAGCTACCGGCTGCATTTGGACAACTTTCAGCTCTCAGAACCCTGAGCCTTTCTGGAAACCAGCTTCGGACTGTGCCTACGCAACTCTGTGGTCTTCGCCACTTGGATGTC ATTTCCCAGATCTCAGTGCAGATCTCCCACTGTCCACGCCTCAAGGTCTTGCGTTTAGAAGAAAACTGTCTAGAACTCAGCATGCTTCCTCAAAGCATCCTCAGCGATTCCCAGATCTCACTGCTGGCAGTAGAAGGTAACCTCTTTGAAATCAAGAAACTCAGAGAACTGGAAGGTTACGACAAG
- the LRRC57 gene encoding leucine-rich repeat-containing protein 57 isoform X1, translating to MGNSALKAHLETAQKTGVFQLTGKGLTEFPEDLQKLASNLRTIDLSNNKIEFLPPLIGKFSFLKSLVLNNNKLTALPEELCKLKKLETLHLNGNHLRQLPAAFGQLSALRTLSLSGNQLRTVPTQLCGLRHLDVVDLSKNQIQNVPDTVGELQAIELNLNQNQISQISVQISHCPRLKVLRLEENCLELSMLPQSILSDSQISLLAVEGNLFEIKKLRELEGYDKYMERFTATKKKFA from the exons ATGGGAAATAGTGCATTAAAGGCTCACCTGGAGACAGCACAGAAAACTGGTGTGTTTCAGCTAACAGGAAAGGGACTTACAGAG TTTCCTGAAGACCTGCAGAAGCTAGCAAGCAACTTAAGGACCATAGACTTGTCAAACAACAAAATAGAGTTCTTGCCACCACTCATtggaaaattttcctttttgaagaGCCTTGttctaaacaacaacaaactga CTGCTTTACCGGAGGAGCTGTGTAAACTGAAAAAACTGGAAACACTACACTTGAATGGCAATCACCTGAGGCAGCTACCGGCTGCATTTGGACAACTTTCAGCTCTCAGAACCCTGAGCCTTTCTGGAAACCAGCTTCGGACTGTGCCTACGCAACTCTGTGGTCTTCGCCACTTGGATGTCGTAGATCTTTCCAAAAACCAGATCCAAAATGTACCTGACACTGTGGGAGAATTGCAGGCTATTGAGCTCAATTTGAACCAGAATCAG ATTTCCCAGATCTCAGTGCAGATCTCCCACTGTCCACGCCTCAAGGTCTTGCGTTTAGAAGAAAACTGTCTAGAACTCAGCATGCTTCCTCAAAGCATCCTCAGCGATTCCCAGATCTCACTGCTGGCAGTAGAAGGTAACCTCTTTGAAATCAAGAAACTCAGAGAACTGGAAGGTTACGACAAG